CCCGGTACCGCTCCTATTTCCGTACCTCCATATCGTTTCGCACCCGCCGAATTGAGAGAGCTAAAGACTCAGTTACAAGAACTGGAGAACCTAGGATTCATTCGTCCAAGTACGTCTCCGTGGGGAGCACCAGCTCTTTTCGcgaaaaagaaggatggttcacttcgTTTGTGTATCGACTATCGTAAGCTAAAccgagtcaccattaagaacaagtatcctatgcctagaatcgatgaccTATTTGATCAACTCCGAGGTGCCATTTGCTTTTCCAAAATCGATTTGAGATCCGGTTATCACCAATTGAGGGTTCGTAGAGAAGATATCCCTAAAACTGCTTTCCGCACTCGCTATGGTCATTATGAATTCGTTGTGATGCCATTCGGTTTGACGAACGCTCCAGCTACTttcatggacttgatgaatcgtatttttcgtgcttatcttgatcgcttcgtcgtcgtctttgtggatgatattttgatctattcgcctacggaggaggaacaccaagccCATCTCACcatcgttcttgaactcttgagagagcaccagCTATATGCTAAGCTTAGTaattgtgagttttggttatccgaagtcAAATTCTTGGGTCATGTGGTTTCGAAAGGTGGAGTGTCTGTTGATCCAGGAAAGATAGAGTCAGTTTTGAATTGGCAACGATCGAAGAACGTGTTTGAAATCcgtagtttcttgggtttggctggATACTACCGTTGTTTTGTCCTTGACTTTTCTCGTTTAGCGGCACCGATGACTAGATTGACACGTAAGGGGACCCGATTCGTTTGGAGTGACTCGTGTGAGGCAGCCTTTGAGGAGTTAAAGAAACGATTGACTACTGCACCtattttgattgtgcccgagcgtggagttggctactccgtgtattgtgatgcgtctaaggaagggttaggatgcgtgctgatgcagGCGGGGCGAGTGGTAGCGTATGGGTCACGACAGTTGAAAACACATGAGCGGAATTACCCGACACACGATCTAGAACTTGCAGCCGTtgtatttgctttgaaaagttggcgccATTACTTGTACGGTGAGagatttgaagtcttttccgatcataagAGTTTGAAATACCTgttctctcaaaaggaacttaacctacgtcaacgccgttggatggagcacttggaggattatgacttcgaattacaataccacccggggaaagcgaacgttgtggctgacgcattgagtagaaaaccgacacATCTAGCGAGCCTAGCGATTCATGAGTGGAAAGCAATAAACGATTTGGGCTCTTATGCCATACACTTTGAGAAAGTTCGGGAAGGGGTcacgttatgcaacttgacgGTGCAATCGACTTTATTGACGAGAGTAATTAAGGCTCAACAACACGATGAGGAAGCAGAGGAACTCCGTACtagattccttagtggaaacgctcaagaagggttgatgattcacgccgaccgaagcttgcgctatcaaggaaagttgttcgtacccgtttcgtgtcgggaagaaatcttaCGAGAGTTTCATCATCTCCGTTAGCCGTTCACccgggaggaacgaaaatgtattacgacttgcgtagacaattttggtggtccggaatgaagagggacgttgtgattttcgtgtccaagtgtctcacgtgccaacaagtgaaagccgaacatcaacgacccgctgGGGAGTTGCAACCAttaccagtggccgagtggaagtgggagcatgtgaccatggatttcgttacgggtttaccgagatcgccgagggggcatgatgcTATTTGGGTAGTTGTGGACCGTTTGACTAAAACCGCTCATTTCTTACCCATTCAGGTCACCGATTCCGTGGATGcgcttagccgtttgtatattcgagagatcattcgacttcatgggattcccgtgtCCATCGTATCCGATCGAGATCCGAGGTTTACCGCGCatttttggcagagtttgcaAGCTGCTCTGGGCACTAATCTTCTATTTAGTACCgcatatcatcctcaaaccgatgggcaatccgagagaacgattcagattttggaagacatgcttcgggcttgtgtgatggattttcggggtagttgggaggaccaCTTGCCATTAGTTGagttcgcgtacaacaatagctatcaatctagtatcgaaatggcaccgtatgaggctttgtatggaagaccgtgtcgatcgcctgtgtgttggaccgaattgggagaggctacgCTTGTAGGACCGGATATGATTAAAGAGACTTCCGAGAGCTTGAAAGTAATTCGTCAGCGCCTTAAagaagctcaagagagaacgaCCGAACAAGTGaaggtgattcgccaaagattgttgaccgcgcaaagtagacaaaagaattatgccgatcatcgtcgtcgcccgttgtcatttgaagaaggagatcatgtattcctcaaagtatcgccgcgtagaggtttgtctcgtttcgggaaaaagggaaagctatcgcCGCGTTATATTGGTCCTTTCGACATCattgagaagattggggaggTTGCGTAACGTTTGGCTTTGCCACCGAGGCTATCGGGCGTGCATGACGTGTTTCACGTGTCTATGTTGAGAAAATACGAACCGGATCCGTCGCATGTATTGGAATGGTCCGAACTCGAATTAGAGGCTGATGCGTCTTATGGGGAAGAACCGGTCCGTATCCTAGATTTGCGcgatcaagtgttgaggggtaagacgataccattGGTACGAGTTTTGTAGAGAAGCCAGGGTAGCGAGGAGTCgacatgggaaagggaagacgaggttagagagaagtatccgcaCTTGTTTCAGGCATAAATACCGACGTGAGTATCCGAGATTGAAGTATTTTAATGTTTAACATGTTGCATAATATTGGTGATTGAGGCTTTTGCATGTATAAGTGATGCATAACTTAGTGAGCATGGTTATtaaatttcggggacgaaatttttttttaaggagggtaggatgtaaagacccgtaaatttccgttattaattttttaatttttttataaatgaatAAGTGTTGGATTATTGAGAATATTAAAGTTGCGGGTCAAAGTGTGAAAAGTTGAAAGTAATGGGTGCTAGAGTAATTTttggtgcatgtgtgtgtgtgtgccgtgtattacctggggaaatttttttcccttttcactttttcttttcatctctctctcagctctctctcgatctctctcactctctcaaccAAAAACTCAAAGACCCGCACTAATCAACTCCCAAACCATTTTCTACTTGCATTTTGGGACTCGTATCTCGTTGGACAAAGTTTGGTTCGATGtattgttgcttgatttggactccgaaagctagggtttgcacaatcttcttgatttcggtttggatactTGAGGTATGagattctacctctctttatatgttatttgggttctcctatgtcttatttgagtattctcatgctttgtttgagcttgtattggttgttaTTTGGTCTGaatcaaaatctgttatctgatgaaaaatcgccaaattccggattcctaccggtaggatattttcctctaccggtagaactttgttGTTGTAAAGAATGTGTACTCTCTGTTTTGATTTTGTACCGGTAGAAGCTATTTCCTACCGATAGAATTACTAATTTTTCTCGGACTCCTACCGGTACCATTtttcctcctaccggtagaattctTGCGAGCCAAAATTGTGTCCCCTCTGTTTCCGGTTTGTACCGGTAGTACCCCactacctaccggtaggccaccAGTCAAATCCAAAAATCTCCTATGTCATTGCAATCCCATTTCTTCCTGAAACCTTGACTACTTCTATGGGATTTCATACTTGTTTATTTATATAATAAGACATTAAGTAGCCTTGTTTGACTTCATGTGCAGtgtgacatatatatatagatatggaATTGTTCGAAATGGTGGAATTATGGGAGGATAAGAATGGGTTACTGGCACGATATTTGTACGAACGATACACTTGAACTTGTGAACAACTTGCGAacattcggggcccatcgacgggtgggtgtctggcaggggatatcagggtcccataattagcctggcaggagctaatgctcaaaataattactcaaggcctaaccttcaaggtgggtgcttggcaggggatatcgggatcccaaaattagcccggcaggagcttcggctcagacacacaaACGACATGACATGTTGAGACATGAATTGAACGGgtatgatttatgggttgaataaaagaaaaattggagattttgggacacttgttcatgaaaattgtgcttcctccgttgtcttgtgatcttttatcattcGCTCATTCatctcgctcatttgcatatagagtttgcgtagacttttctactgggctagtgtagcttaagccttatattattttcaggtgctaacccgggaccatagcttgcattgcttggcgtgcttggagtgtggacattatttttgaaagctaaccgaaggagttacctattcatctttgtaaatttattttgaaagatgtatttgtaacttaaattgtaattcttttgactcagaatattgtaaccactaattctctttcgaacttcgctacttatgataatttggggccgtcgagctgatattgtaatattttggaaccgtGTGAACTTGGAAGCGTAATTAAGGGAATGAGAACACaatgatcttttgggtaccgtacggatattggtgagtatttttattatgtaaaccatttataattatgtttaaaattgaGGACGTGACAGGGTGTTTGAGGATTATTGAGTGTGAGAAAATggggaagaacaagctatgttcttggatgAGGTGTGAGAATGAAGGATGGTGTGTGTAAcccttcttcaatttttttgaaccctttaaatTGATGAACAAAGGGAGTATTTATAGGGAGGAatggtgaatctggttggtgccaggagaggagttcagccagtccacgaggctggctgaagttgcattggtggccaactgtcctccttcagaaaggttggtggtaggttggactgtcgcgcgacggaatcagtctgtcgcgcgatggtgcgccctggcgctctgtctcgcaatggagtgagtcgggcgcacgatggtgcgccccggcgcgggatggttgcgccctggcacgcatcagtagagtttttggttttttgaagtggcttaggctaggttaggttctagggttttgcaaacactcaaagctcaaacatgctatcattcccagggtgttcttgatccatttcatcatcggggaatcaaaaaccgtaagtaaactaatctggaagcctaGATTGAGGTGTTTACAataatatcggattgagctgattttgcATGGAGCCCCATATTGcaatctatgcacaatctgCGCACACAGATTGTCCCTGTCAATCGACCTTCCAAGGAGACCGTCTTATGCGTGCAATGTTTGTGCTGCGAGAGCTGCTTTTCGCCCCCCTCTTGACACACACCCCTTTCCAACTTTTTGTCCATTTGACCAAAATACCCCCACTCCACTCTTAAATTCCTTTCTTGATTTAATtgcttttatcttatttatttaactcctttctttattttattgaaatatttatttaattttaatttgattaacTCAAATTATGTTTTCAACTAAATTATGTTTCTTACATTTAAATTTGCAtttatatttaaggattttACATTATTTTAATTAAAGACCCTGTTCCCTAacaacttttttcacttttttgtttgtctttatttgaatttttttttttgcatttgttagttttgtgtccaagttttttggttttttgattcGTTTTGTCAAGACGAGtttgaaaacgaaaaaaaaatacttttaaccaaagattttgaataagaaccactttttttacttaaaaatggtcaaaaagtggtccttattcaaaatatttggataaaagtaaaaaaaaaattattttttcgattcgtcttgtcattgagacgaatcaataagtcacaaaagtttggcacaaaactaacaaaagttaaaataattcaaataaggacaaaactatGATCAATATGTTCTGCTAGTTCCTACTAAAAACATCATTCTCAAATGACCAACTAtctaaaattgaaaagttgtagtCACCCATTGTTCTACCCCGATTTTTCCTCTGCGCCATTCTTAGAAAATTTGGGATTCTCTGTACCACTAAAAaccaaactcttttttttttttttttcttcagtttGTGACGAAAGCCACATGACTTCTTAGTGGAATCTGTGTACACAAAACTCCTAAATCggcttattaacctttttggcCCCCAAAGTATTACGTtagtttcattttcgtccccaATGTAATAATTGAAGGCATTTGGTCCCCAACGTATCAATTCTGTACCAATCAAGTCCTCAGCCTAACACCGTGAGCCCATCCGTTAAAATAAGGGGCATGCTCGTCATTTCACCAACCCTCAAATTTCTGCctaacagaaaaacaaaacaaaaatgacaaGAGGAAATTGCAGTACTGCAGTGGCAGCCATGGTCACCGCAACCATGGCCTCCGGCTGCCGTTGCCGCCATcgctctcatctctctcttcctcttctcccccTCCTCtattcttctcctcctcctctcctcttccctattattctctcttttcttctttagaCGAGCACAAACTCTCTTCAGAAAGTACGATATGATCGACCTGGAATTTATCAATTCAAAAATTGTAAACGGGAGGAacttgcggataaaaaaaaaggcgaGGGAGTCGAGGGACCCACGTCGATATTCTCTTCACAGAACTCTCTGACTTCATGAAGTATTAAAAATATCCTCTCGACTCTCTGCCATTTAAATTCCTCAAACACAAGTTTCTGCCCGATgcatcgtcgtcgtcgtcgtcaacCGAACTATCCAATTCATCTTCTTCACTCAATTGCCACCGTCCAAAACCTCGCCGAACACGTCTTCATACTCGTAGTCGTCGTCGCCGCGCCGTCATCCTCGTTGTCGCCGATGTCATCAAAAAGTTTAGGCTGTGATGGAAAAAGAAACCTCGGGAACTTGTTGGTGGTTGGAAAGGTGCGGTGAGTGATTTGTTGGAGTCGATTTGCGAGATGGTTTGACGGAACAAATACCTAGCTACAACTGTAGTTTGAATAGGGGTTTGGGTTGGGTGGAGAAACGGAAAGGGTTTGTTGGGATGGAATGCGAAGATGTGTGGAAGTGAGAGAATGGAGAGGGCAGTCATGGTAGGAGAGATTCAGATGAGTTATCGGGACTGAGTtctgtttttggaaaaaagaatataaaaggCAAGAGGATAGGAGCAGAAGAACGAAGGAGAGAAGAAGGGGAAGAGgggaagagaggaagagagatgagGCTGGCAGAGCCAACGGCAGCCAGTGGCCATGGCTGCCCCTGCactttcctcttttcttttcttttttttggtttctgctGACAGAAATTTTGGGTGGGCAAAATGACAATAACACCCTTCATTTTAACAGATGGAGTTCACGGCGTTAGGCTTGGGGACTTGATTGATACAAAATTGATAAGTTGGGGACCAAATGTCTTCAATTATTACATTGGGGATGAAAATGAGATTaacgtactccctccgtcccatattatttggacttttttgatatttgtgtcagttttcaatcgtttgtatcttccaatatgaatctctaacaatatgcaatatggatcttgtttgatagttctcgattagatttataatacaaagttttcaaaattataaaaaatatcataaattgggagatataagagtttaaagaacggcgcgaatatcgaaaaataccaaatattttgggacggagggagtaatacttTGGGGACTAAAAAGGTTAATAAGCTCTCCTAAATCCTTTTGAAACACAAAGTCCTCATTTTATAGCCTTCAGATATAACATTTTTGGCACACGAATCAACATTTTTGGATCAACCGTGTGACATCTCACTTtccggtggccggcggtactgcaggatAGTAGGCTCCGTCGAGACGGGAGGGGACAaggcaagtcatggtttataagaaaaatcCCTCCTATTTGTataaggccttttaaagccacAAGAACAGGCCAAAGTGCATAaaaacttcacagttaagcgtgtcCGCCTTGGAGTAATTCAAGGATGGATGACCTTTCTGGGAAGTCTGATGGGGTTTGGCGTTCAAAACGGACAATATTGTAAAGCGTGAGAGCGGGTCGTTGCAAGTCGATCGCTGCCTTATCTTGGCACTTGAATCAACATTTTTGTTCCATTCtgtctggttttttttttgtgtgttcttTGTTCACACTCCAAGCATGAGGTGTAAAGTTTAAACCAAATGGCCGGTGGCATAGTTCCCCTGCTCTCtatggtctttttttttttttgaactaataaTAGGCCACATTTATTAATTGGCACACAGATCAATATTTTCGTCTTTCCAAATTCGGTGATTAAATGGACTAATCTTTGCAATACTGTAATTGTCCCGATTACATTTTAGATTGTGCAAAATTATCAACGTTGTCCGATCTAGTCCCGAGATATGTCAATTTTTTCATATCGGCGTGCACATTACAATAGTGAGgttgaagagaaaaaataaatagacagaaagagataaatagataaacaaggaaataaataagaaatgaaattgcatgaacaatatattaaataaataagaaaaaagaattaagaaaataaataaaaaaagaatttagttaAAAGGGAGGGGTATTACggataaataaaagagaaaaaaatatatgaaaaaatattcgataaataaaagagaaaaaagatataaaaaagagaaaaataaataattaagataaaaaaattaataaattaaataaaaaataatttcgttaGGGGAACGGGGGTAATCCGGGAATGGGA
The sequence above is drawn from the Rhododendron vialii isolate Sample 1 chromosome 6a, ASM3025357v1 genome and encodes:
- the LOC131328567 gene encoding uncharacterized protein LOC131328567 — its product is MVAMREFSRRNPPVFDGTSSDPLVADHWLAQIRKLFRALNITEDNIRVGIVVVQLVGEAGEWWESVLESRKDARRAAGTAAQVNEPDVEDLTWVEFETIFEEQYFPETSRDQLREQFEKLEQGSMTVSEYAQKFQSLSRFAPELVATEERKCRRFEKGLHNTVRRMVMVQRKMKFSEVVECARSIEIPKEAQQNRGVWEPRQPTMNTSSSSGSFGSQGRKRQREPSQTPQGNSSNFRPPSSSLGARGVFCLDLRLCAISRVRFRAADGNRAQCGPRELGSVYSLLVSLTLDEDASVCGELPLVVCDFPDVFPEELPGLPPEREIEFTIDLLPGTAPISVPPYRFAPAELRELKTQLQELENLGFIRPSTSPWGAPALFAKKKDGSLRLCIDYRKLNRVTIKNKYPMPRIDDLFDQLRGAICFSKIDLRSGYHQLRVRREDIPKTAFRTRYGHYEFVVMPFGLTNAPATFMDLMNRIFRAYLDRFVVVFVDDILIYSPTEEEHQAHLTIVLELLREHQLYAKLSNCEFWLSEVKFLGHVVSKGGVSVDPGKIESVLNWQRSKNVFEIRSFLGLAGYYRCFVLDFSRLAAPMTRLTRKGTRFVWSDSCEAAFEELKKRLTTAPILIVPERGKFWVGKMTITPFILTDGVHGVRLGDLIDTKLISWGPNVFNYYIGDENEINPSDITFLAHESTFLDQPCDISLSGGRRYCRIVGSVETGGDKASHGL